In a single window of the Mus musculus strain C57BL/6J chromosome 6, GRCm38.p6 C57BL/6J genome:
- the Vmn1r46 gene encoding vomeronasal type-1 receptor 46 codes for MNKANIFCTDTNMKVILFSEVSVGISANSILFISHLCMFLGESRPKPIDLYIAFFSLTHLMLLVTMGLIAVDMFMPGGRWDSTTCTFLMYLHIVLRGPTLCATCLLNVLWTITLSPRNSCLTKFKHKSPHHISGAFLFLCVLYMSLSSELLSITASLNLTSENFLYVSQSCSILPMSYSIKSMFSTKMAIREAFLIGLMVLSSGYMVALLWSHKKQAQHLHSNSLSLKASPEQRATRTIMLLMSFFVVFYILDSVIFYSRMKFKDDSIFVCVQIIVSHSYVTVSPFVFICTEKHIIKFFWSLCGRIVNI; via the coding sequence ATGAATAAAGCCAACATATTCTGCACCGACACAAACATGAAAGTCATATTGTTCTCTGAAGTGAGTGTTGGGATCTCAGCTAACAGTATCCTTTTTATTTCCCACCTCTGCATGTTCCTTGGTGAAAGCAGGCCTAAGCCCATTGATCTCtacattgctttcttctccctaacCCACCTAATGCTGCTTGTAACTATGGGACTCATAGCTGTGGATATGTTTATGCCTGGGGGGAGATGGGATTCTACCACATGCACATTTCTTATGTATTTGCACATTGTTTTGAGGGGCCCCACACTTTGTGCTACCTGCCTGCTGAATGTCCTTTGGACCATCACCCTTAGTCCAAGAAACTCCTGTTTAACAAAGTTTAAACATAAATCTCCCCATCACATCTCAGgtgcctttcttttcctctgtgttcTCTATATGTCTCTTAGCAGTGAACTCTTATCGATTACTGCTTCTCTGAATTTGACTTCAGAGAATTTTCTGTATGTTTCTCAGTCCTGCTCAATTTTACCCATGAGTTACTCCATAAAAAGCATGTTTTCCACGAAGATGGCCATCAGGGAAGCCTTTCTCATTGGTCTCATGGTCCTGTCCAGTGGGTACATGGTAGCTCTCCTATGGAGTCACAAGAAGCAGGCCCAGCACCTTCACAGCAACAGCCTTTCTTTAAAAGCATCCCCAGAGCAAAGGGCCACCAGGACCATCATGCTGCTCATGAGCTTCTTTGTGGTTTTCTACATTTTAGACTCTGTTATCTTCTACTCAAGGATGAAGTTCAAGGATGACTCAATATTTGTCTGTGTCCAAATTATTGTGTCCCATAGCTATGTCACAGTCAGcccttttgtatttatttgcacTGAAAAGCATATAATTAAGTTTTTCTGGTCATTGTGTGGCAGAATAGTAAATATTTGA